GTCATGTCACATATAAACAATTATTGTGcaaaattaaatatacattgtcatttaaaaaaaatttatgtgaGCATACAAGTCCGAACAAACACatcatttaaaaaaagttttgtGGCTTGTCCCTTGGACTGCATCTATCCactcatatttatttatttatttaaaaaaaatattcgtATATGCACACAAATGCATATTAGTGCCTACAGGAACAATTCGTATCTATTGAATTATTCAACTCAGTCAAAGAGCACATCTATTcttgttaaaaaaaaatgatgaactgGGTTTGTGGTTGTCTGCAATGCAATTGTGATTATGGGTTTCtgtcacatttttttttctttaataaaaaaaactagacATTAAGGTTTTGATTTTTGTCACCACACATGTGATTAAAATATTACAACCATTACCATAGTTGTAAATTGCCTCAAAGAAAATttaatactattttttaaaaaaaatgtcctGCTACAGACAACTTCCATAAGAAGAGTTGGAAAGGGCAATATCCTAATTCCCAACAAACTTTGAAAGCAAACGGTCtgtaaccaaaaaaaaaaaaccttaaaacTTTGATTAAAAGAAGGGATCTTAACCTTTTATCTTTAAATCACAATCACGAAATACTGTTAAATAACAAAAAACCAGAAGTCGACACACATAAGTCAGTTATTACCGTTAATTTCTCATTTTAACAGTGTTAATATATAGACTGGAATAATAAATAACCAGGTTGTGATGCCAATGAAGAATCTACTCAAACACACAGTTTGTAGGATCATTGAATTTGTTTCATTAGTCTAACAATGTAATCACATTCAAAGACGAACTACACCGCATAAAAAAGTCACAGTCTATAATCTCGTACCTATTACAGAAGTCTGTTCCTTTTTGGAGAAGAAATCTTCACAAGAATCTTCAATTGAACTTTCAGGAATTGGAGaaggaagaggaagaaaaaaagaaaaaaatgtttttttttcttaaaactgCCCTTTTATGTAAAGGAATACAACTTTTCAGAAACATTTTGATCAGTTGTAtctcttctcttttatttattgtaAAATGATACAACTTTTCCGTAACATTTTTAATAGTTGTCTCTTTCCTTTTatctattaaatatatattatttattatttaaatgaaTTCGAATTGACCCACACGGGTGCGCCGAATCTAAttcattcatttcatcataacttatattcaaaccaaatgacccctgaggtataaatggtgggataaataattcaagaattacCTAATATCTCCAATTAAATAACGGATAAAATAATCTTACATTTTATTTCGAGATTACTATACCTTATATCTCACACCAAACGACTCATTATATCAAGTTACAACAGGGGATAGCGGAAGAAAGGTCGATAGAGGGGATATCAATTAGTTAGAGATTATGTATTAGACATATTAGTGTGTTATTTTAGGTCATATTTCTTCTAGGAATCTTTTAATTCTGTCTGAGCCGTAGAAACTATAGAACAGTTcaagtttatattttatttgtatagcATCTGACTAAGATGAGCATAAGGGGGAAACATCATCAGTGAAAGATTTCTATAGTCGaaccaaacttgctgaaaatttaGTGATAATTATTAAAGCAAACATCATAAATTTCACTATTTTAGAGCCTAATTATGTGTTTTTACTTTAGTTTtcgaaattatttttcatactaCATTTACTTCGCCGCtcaaatacatgtatctcaATATATGCAGGTCAAATTAGGTATAGTTTGTTCCAGATACATCCAAGCGTGTTTCGAATGTATTTGGAATACATTGACTCTCTCGTTCGTCTCTCTCTTATCTTGCTAGCCTCTCTCCTCTCTTGCccggctctctccctctctactCTCTCATCTCTTCCTATGTATCTataatttaaaatgtatttGGTATTAAAGATACATGTATTTAATAtgtttgatacatatatataactgaaatatacatgtatctatCTGAAATATGAAGGAGTGGTGTATCTGACTTAAAATttagtataaaattattaattagtgagaATATATGTAAGTATTTCAAACTATAGAGTGAACTAGTATTTATGGTAGgaatatttgtgtaattttaTATTCCTTTTCTTAATTGTTATTGTAATCCGTTACAATAAGTTAAATTAcgataataattttaaaatgatgTACATGGCGTATACGTCCAATCCCTCTTTATATGTGAAACTCTCaacatttttagatttctagtCTCCAATTTGGTATTTCAAATGTTATGAGTTCCCTTTTTGAGAATTCTTGTTATAAAgaaattactttaaaatttcCTCCAATGATATTATATATACCTCTTCACCAATCATTGGGAGCATACAGTTAAAACACACAAACCTacaaaaagggaaaatttcTTCTTCCCTTGTAAGAAAAGCATCAAGAAGATGATTCTTCACAACTTATGGTCTTCAACTAACCAAATTGATCCCTTTTATGAATATCAAAATCATGGTGTTTCTTATTCTTCACTCAACTCCAAAGATCAAGATTCCTCTGAAATTTCCTTCTCAGATTTCACATCCCTTTTCCCTGATGATGATGTTCTAGCTGATCTTCCCATGGATGATATGGAGTTTGTTGATGTCTCCCGATGGTTAAACGATAGTGAACATGAAGgatatgataatatgaaaaTCACTTCAGACACGCAAAAAGATGGAGATTCATGTAGTTCAAGCGTATCCATTGACACCTCAACAACGATAATACCATCAAGAAATGGTGCTATTTCACTTGTACTTCCAGGAAATAGTAGAGAAATGGATACCCTTCATCACTTATTATCAGCTTATGGAGAggcaatggaaaatgatcacaAGGAACTAGCACAAGTGATCATAAGAAGCATAAAGGGGAAAATAAATCCTTTAGGCGAATCATTGGAACGAGTTGCTTCTAACTTATTCCAGGAAATAGAGGATCAAGGAAGTTACTTGAGACAAGAATCAAACAAGATTATTGAAGTAGCATTCAAGGCCTTCTACCAAATTTTCCCATTAGGGAAATTTGCTCATTTTGCTGCTAACTCAGCAATTATAGAAGCTGTTCCTGATGATGCACAAACCATTCATATAATAGATTATGACATTGGAAAAGGGATTCAATGGCCTCCAATTATTGAAGCCATGGGCCAAAAAAGAAAGGCTTTAAGATTTACGTTCATAAAGAAAACAGAAGAAGAATCAACAAGTGATAAGTTGAGATTTGAGGAGACCAAAAGAAGATTTCTTGATTATGCTAATCCTTTTGGACTAGCATTACAAGTTGAGGAGATGACATTTGAAGAATTGTCAAGTGAATTGAGaagaatgaagaaaaggggTAAAAGGAGTGAATGGTTGGTTTTCAATTGTATGTTTAAACTCCATATGGGGAAAAGAACACGTAGAATCGATGCGTTAGAGTTTCTAAAACTAGCTAAGGAATTGTTATTAGCTAATTCTTCAACTCACAGAGGACTTGTCACTTTTGGTGATGGAGAAGCAATGGACAATAGTCAAAACACAAACAATACTTTTTCTTCATTCTTTAACAAGAATTTGATATATTACCAATCGATTTTCGAGTCATTGGAGTTGTATTTTCCAGCTTATCTTTCACAAGCAAGACTTGCCATGGAATCCCTTTTTCTAGCACCTCAAATGTGCTCATCTTCTTGGTTTCAAAACTGGGAAGAGATGACAAGAAGTGCTTCTAATTCTTGTGGAGAAATTGGGTTGCAGGGTATGAGAGTAAGCAAAGAAAACTTATTACAAGCCAAAGAAGTGGTGAATGAAAGAGAAACTCCATTAAAAGTGaggattgaagaagaaagaCAGCATGAGATGGTCTTGGAATGGAAAGGGACATCCTTAGTCAGAGTTTCAACTTGGATGTAGAACAAGAACACAATAGCAGAAAACTACAATTCATTCTCTAtgatattttcttttacttgtgTTTCCTATCAAGTGCCAAAAGTGTATAGACAATACTAATATTAGCCTGTCAGTGTACTTACTTTGAATATAATTGTTAAAAAACACAGTTGTATATGACAATGTGatgcatctttttttttttagtttgtccCAGGAAGaatgatattatttatatttaaaaacaaatttacttttaaacttttcatttttaccTTTTTAATGAGAATGATTTAATTTTTCTAAATTGATAACTGTATTTTATAGTGACATAATTTATAACTACATATACTTGTTATCGatcactaattttttttaaaaaaaaattcttaaatttcatCTTCAATCAAAGTGCATCAATAAAATGAGACGGGGGAGAGTAATATTATCTTGTTCTTCAGTGtgaatttttcattttaaatggCCAAAAGCCAATTTAAAGAGATTTTCCTCCATAATTCAGATGCCAGGAGACCAAAGGGGAGGAAATCAGCATATGACTATTGGGTCCAGTGTTATATTCactttgatattattttagCCCTTGCATTAACAATAGATGGTACTATTCTTATTATAATACACCTTATTCTGGACTATACAAATACACCCTACTCATTGTCGAGAAAAAATAAGTCAGGCATATAAATTTTTCCATGGTTGTACtcgtttttcctttttaatcacATATTCCTATCAGAACAATAATTCAGCTACAATAACCGAAAAGAACCACTTTAACCAAGTTTGGAAATGTAAATATCACAGCAGCAGCATTTTAGAAATTATGGTACCGAAGCAAATGGTTAGTTCACAACTTTGAATCCATCAACGAAACATCAGCTATTTCTTCAAATAGTTGAGCTAGAAAATGGAGACATGCCACAAAGTAGATGCTCGAAGTTCCAACAGTCAACATATTTTTACTACTCAACAGTCGGTTCTGACTTTGTACGCAGGCTAGCTAGTACAGAAAATaatatatctatctatctatctagcTTTGCCAACAAAGAAAGACCAAACATAGCATGAAGAAAATCAACTGTAACCTATGATTTCAGGCTACTCTTGTGAGTGGTTACAGGATAGAACAAACAACCTACTTGAAATAAATGGAAATTTGAGGGATATCAACATCATTGTCTTCATCATCCTCACAAGCCACTACCACATCAAAATGTTTCCTGTATGGAGGCAAATCTGCCTTGGCCACTTCCTTGGCAAGATCCACCATTTTCCGATCCATACGCTCTTTATGCTTAGGGAACATGCTGTTATAAAGTAAGCAGCTCCCGTAAGAGATGCTATAAGCATTCAGACCTTTGTTTTGAAGCCACTGAAGAAGCTCCCTTAAAGTTGGATTGTCTTCCAAAATCCACCTGTCCCACACAGTCCAGTGCATGTCCTTATGCTCGATCACCTTTGGTGGAACTGGTTCAGCCATGGAAAATAAAGGAAGAGCCAAGTTGGCAAAAGTGTTGCGGTAGTCCTCCACCTTATGACCTCCATTCAAAACCTTATAGAGCTCTAGACAAACAAGACCAGTGGCCATAGCAGTAGAAGTAGCAATTGCTGGAATGATCCTCCCTGCTATGAATTTGGCCTTCAGTTTATCCACTTCAGGGATGCTATAGTTTCTAGCCCTCATGTTTGCAAGTCCAGCAATGAAGTCCATATGATAGTTGGTGTCATCATCCTGTAATTCAGACAAACTTAATTTGGAGAGAAGATGGAAGAAATAAACATATGATTATAAATTGAACATCTATCACGGTAAGAAGTTGATCTTCCTCATAAAATGTTTGTTAAAACATCATGTGGTTCCTCAAGTTCAGCACCAGTCTGTATATACATGTCAgatccttttcttttcttcctacCAGGAAACGCATTCACCAAACCAAATGATCGTGCTATCAAAAGATGCCTTTTAACATATGCAACATGCACGCAATAGAGAGAGAGTGTGCACCTTTTCAAATTGAATGGGGTTCATCTTGTAACCTGAAGGTAGTTTCTGACGACACGTTTCCAGCTGCCTCACCAACTCATTGATGACTGCAGCATCATCTATGGATGAAGCCGACATGCTGGTTGCTTTCTCATCTGTCACAATCTTCACATCTTTCTTTGGCTGGAAATCGGGGACAATCACTTTACCAACAGCTTCAGCTAACTTTTGAGGAGAGTTCTTAACCCAATCTGGAATGGGAATGCCAAATGTTTCTGCTCGTAACATGGAGGCTGCCAGGAGAAATTGAAGATGACTGGCATCATCAATAGAAAATTGCAATGGCCGAGGGAAACGCTTTGGTGCTGACCAGAATGGAGCACCACTACTTGTAGTAGCATCCTCGGGAAAAGTATATGTCAACTGCTTCACACGGTCTGCAAAGTAATCTTCAAACCTGGTTACAAGGAAAAGCAAATGGTTAAGAGCATATGTAAAAAATCTGCTCAAATGAGTAAAAGTTTAGTTGGTTTTTTGATGGTTATACCTCAGGCGAGCCCAGGTTATGCAGTCTTCAAATGAATCACATCTTTCCTTATCGAGGCATTCAAGAACACGATCCAAAATGTCCCTGGCCTGTGCATCACCAGCCTTTTGCATAGCAGATATGTAATCACTAGGATTAATCAGATAAGCATTAACTTCAGTTGGTGTCTTTTCAAGCAAACCCTCAAATTCTGACCGTGCCCATGTTAAGCAATGATCGATGTTGTGTGGGAAAGAGTGAACTGTACACATAGGTGCTTGTTTTTCTGGTGGATCCCTTGATGCACCATAATTCTCTGTAAGGTGAGGAATTACCATCTGAGTGTTGCACTTGGCACCCAAGGTTCCAGACTCCAATAGTGGTTTTTGAAAATACAAACACCTCTGATCAATGTAAAGCCTGGCATTCACGTTATCTAGTGCATTGACCACAACACTCAAATTCTCCCAGAATGTATCATCAAATACACTTTCTGTTTCAGGGCTTGCACGGTTTTGCAGTGCTTCAATGTGAATGCGAGGATTGATCAGAGAAGCAGCGGCAGCAGCAACAGTAGACTTGGCTTGCCCAATGTTCCAGTCACGGAAGAGGAATTGCCTACTAAGATTGCTCTTCTCAATGACATCATCATCTGTAATTGTTAGCTTTCCTTCATCACCACAACAAACCCCCATGAGAGCTAAATTCTTCAAGAACTCACACCCAAGTGCACCAGACCCAACTACAAAAGCTTTTGCCTCTTCCAGCTTCTTCTGTAGCTTGTTTCCGAAAACTGAGATTTGGGCATCATAACGACTATTCAAGGGCTTCAAATCATTTGGATCCAATGGTTCAGTTGGAAGAGATTCAACAGAGTCAAAGTAGAAAAACTGTCGCAAACAGATTGAAAACAAATGGTTCAGTGACAGAACATTCCAAGACTATTAAAAAAGCAACCATAAATGACAACAAAAGGCTATATATGCAGCACCGGAAACTAATTTAATCCAAAATTTCAGGTAATAGTTACCACACTGCCAAAGATACATACATACGTATATTGACAGTCAAGAAGACAGACTCAAAACATCATGCTTCAGAAGCAAAATCGTGTTCAGATAGAGTTCCCTAGCACTCCATTCAAATTGGCGTTAAAAATCTAGAAACAAGTCCCATATGATCTAATATGAACTTGTTCAAACAAGGCAGCAACAAGTTAAACAGATCATCCCGACTAAAAATATGCATGAAATTTAAGAGTTCTGGCTAAATTATAACAATTCATTTACTGACCTGGTATAGTGGATGGAACTTCCCAGAGCAAGCCTTCACAACTTCTTGCCCAACAATACCCCCAAACATGGCTGCCATTGGGTTTAGCACAGCCCGTGCACCAAATGCAAAGTTCCTAATAAGATTATGGTCGATCTCAACTTTTGCAACGAGACTATTGTTCATGTCAGTCACAATTGAGATTAGCCTCTGAGCATCTTCCTCAGATCCAGCAACAGGAAAATGTCCTGATAAAGACACAAACTTATCTAGGGCTTGAAAGGTCAAGTGTAAAATAGGTGGGCGGTCAAACTTGGAGAAGTCACTCAGAAGAAAGTCACCAGGATCCCTAATTGCTTTTCGCAGTGGCTTGAATTTTAACGATTTAGGCTCCTTGACTTGAGTGACGATACCCCCTCTTTCATATGCTGCATACTCTGTGGTATCATCTTCAATAGTAAATGAATATGGCCTTgcactttttatttttctagccCTCCCATCATTTAGCTCTGTCATGCCCCGCACTTCAGAAAATATAACCAAGTCCCCATCCTGAAACTCGAGCCTCTCATCATCAATACATGCCACAAGAGCAGGATCGTCATTGCTGATAGATGCAATGATTCCTGTGTGGGGATCCTCACCATCAACATCAACAACTGTAAAATCAGGGCCAAAGTCACAAAATACACTACCAAAAAGGCCTCTAACTTCAGTTTTGATGAAAGCGATCGGAGGCTGGTGTGTATGACAGTAATCATCAAATTCAAAAGCCTTCTCTAAGCTGATATCTGTAAATACAACGGCCTGCAAATAAAGTATAGCGCATTCAGGATGTTATCTTCCCCAAAACCATGCCAGGATATTAGTAGCATAATTATAACATCTCGGCAAAATTAACTCTGTTATGCTCATATCACTGACAATAAAAAACATAACTACTGACACCAATGCTTCACCGCCCAAACATACATTCCTGATACTGTCACTCCCACAATAAATACGGACACAGGCCACTAGTGTTTATGAAATCTTAACTATTATAACTGTATAGTGTAAAGCAACTACAATTTCATTTAGCttgaattatatttaaaatagatCTCTGTTGATCGGTATATGGCCTATATCCTTTTTGCAACTATAGTAACATTTATTGAAAAGCTAGGATCCTTTTCTTTTGGATAGGTAAAATTGGCAAAGAGATTTTATCCTTGACAAAGTGACTAGAAGTCAAATAAATAAGAGATCTAGGAAACTAAATTAGAGACATTTTCTTTATGCACTTAATCAGGATATAGGTCATTTCTGTTCtggaaattaaaaatatatcacTTTTCGAATGGAAAATCGCAACAACTTTCACTTTCTATAATTAATCCAAACACGGATCAATTCggttttttataaaatcttaaCCATTCTCACTATTACGTGGAAAGAAACCACAACTTGGTTTAACtatgatgatattttaaattagatCTTGGTTTGGTTAGTTTTTCCGACTTGTATGTCAATATAGGGGCAAGTGTGAGATTTAGATCTCCTATGTTGTCCTAAAGTATAATTAGTGAGTAGTAGAATAAAATGGACCAAATGGAGCCAAACAGGTGTAGACAATTTATAATGCCGGTCCAACTAGTTTGGGACTGGTTTAAAATTACTGCATCA
This DNA window, taken from Solanum dulcamara chromosome 3, daSolDulc1.2, whole genome shotgun sequence, encodes the following:
- the LOC129882436 gene encoding ubiquitin-activating enzyme E1 1-like — protein: MEKPNGIFACLSAHPKQSSSIFWLSWIRTHTQHTSTLSKLKASHTNPNHHAHLISLPSLLHILHFCSEHFMLPVKRSSTVEVGGQNEAFSVDPLTKKYKVTAAAAGDSSTVTMGGAGSATGDVSANGNATNVRTGGISPVDLRNLSDIDEDLHSRQLAVYGRETMRRLFAANVLISGLQGLGAEIAKNLILAGVKSVTLHDEGNVELWDLSSNFIFTEEDVGKNRALASVQKLQELNNTVIISTLTDALTKEQLSNFQAVVFTDISLEKAFEFDDYCHTHQPPIAFIKTEVRGLFGSVFCDFGPDFTVVDVDGEDPHTGIIASISNDDPALVACIDDERLEFQDGDLVIFSEVRGMTELNDGRARKIKSARPYSFTIEDDTTEYAAYERGGIVTQVKEPKSLKFKPLRKAIRDPGDFLLSDFSKFDRPPILHLTFQALDKFVSLSGHFPVAGSEEDAQRLISIVTDMNNSLVAKVEIDHNLIRNFAFGARAVLNPMAAMFGGIVGQEVVKACSGKFHPLYQFFYFDSVESLPTEPLDPNDLKPLNSRYDAQISVFGNKLQKKLEEAKAFVVGSGALGCEFLKNLALMGVCCGDEGKLTITDDDVIEKSNLSRQFLFRDWNIGQAKSTVAAAAASLINPRIHIEALQNRASPETESVFDDTFWENLSVVVNALDNVNARLYIDQRCLYFQKPLLESGTLGAKCNTQMVIPHLTENYGASRDPPEKQAPMCTVHSFPHNIDHCLTWARSEFEGLLEKTPTEVNAYLINPSDYISAMQKAGDAQARDILDRVLECLDKERCDSFEDCITWARLRFEDYFADRVKQLTYTFPEDATTSSGAPFWSAPKRFPRPLQFSIDDASHLQFLLAASMLRAETFGIPIPDWVKNSPQKLAEAVGKVIVPDFQPKKDVKIVTDEKATSMSASSIDDAAVINELVRQLETCRQKLPSGYKMNPIQFEKDDDTNYHMDFIAGLANMRARNYSIPEVDKLKAKFIAGRIIPAIATSTAMATGLVCLELYKVLNGGHKVEDYRNTFANLALPLFSMAEPVPPKVIEHKDMHWTVWDRWILEDNPTLRELLQWLQNKGLNAYSISYGSCLLYNSMFPKHKERMDRKMVDLAKEVAKADLPPYRKHFDVVVACEDDEDNDVDIPQISIYFK
- the LOC129881568 gene encoding protein NODULATION SIGNALING PATHWAY 2-like, yielding MILHNLWSSTNQIDPFYEYQNHGVSYSSLNSKDQDSSEISFSDFTSLFPDDDVLADLPMDDMEFVDVSRWLNDSEHEGYDNMKITSDTQKDGDSCSSSVSIDTSTTIIPSRNGAISLVLPGNSREMDTLHHLLSAYGEAMENDHKELAQVIIRSIKGKINPLGESLERVASNLFQEIEDQGSYLRQESNKIIEVAFKAFYQIFPLGKFAHFAANSAIIEAVPDDAQTIHIIDYDIGKGIQWPPIIEAMGQKRKALRFTFIKKTEEESTSDKLRFEETKRRFLDYANPFGLALQVEEMTFEELSSELRRMKKRGKRSEWLVFNCMFKLHMGKRTRRIDALEFLKLAKELLLANSSTHRGLVTFGDGEAMDNSQNTNNTFSSFFNKNLIYYQSIFESLELYFPAYLSQARLAMESLFLAPQMCSSSWFQNWEEMTRSASNSCGEIGLQGMRVSKENLLQAKEVVNERETPLKVRIEEERQHEMVLEWKGTSLVRVSTWM